Proteins encoded together in one Mycobacterium simiae window:
- a CDS encoding SRPBCC family protein, with translation MAINETREVVIEASPQEILDVIADLDTVTEWSPAHQSAEVLERDAGGRPAKVKMKVKAAGITDEQVIAYTWGENKVSWTLVSSSQQRSQDASYTLTPDGDATRVKFDISVDPVVPLPGFVLKRAVKGTIDTGTEGLRKRVLQVKKGK, from the coding sequence ATGGCGATCAACGAAACCCGCGAAGTTGTGATCGAAGCCAGTCCCCAGGAGATCCTCGACGTCATCGCCGATCTCGACACAGTGACCGAGTGGTCGCCGGCCCACCAGAGCGCCGAAGTTCTCGAGCGGGACGCCGGCGGCCGACCCGCCAAGGTCAAGATGAAAGTCAAGGCGGCGGGCATTACCGACGAACAAGTGATCGCCTACACCTGGGGCGAGAACAAGGTGAGCTGGACGCTGGTCAGCTCCAGCCAACAGCGCTCCCAGGACGCGTCCTACACATTGACGCCGGACGGTGACGCCACCAGGGTCAAGTTCGACATCAGCGTCGATCCGGTAGTCCCTTTGCCCGGGTTCGTGTTGAAACGCGCCGTCAAGGGCACCATCGACACCGGCACCGAGGGGCTGCGCAAGCGGGTGCTGCAGGTGAAGAAGGGCAAATAG
- a CDS encoding SRPBCC family protein has translation MAVKASREFVVDAPLDVVMGALEDVSVLESWSPLHKRIEVVDRYPDGRAHHVKTTIRIFGLVDKEVLEYHWGPDWVVYDVKGTAQQHGQHVEYNLKPEGVDKTRVRFDITVEPAGPIPAFVVRRAMLSVLESSVKGLRELVAGRGDPESAP, from the coding sequence GTGGCTGTAAAGGCATCACGTGAATTTGTGGTTGATGCGCCGCTGGACGTGGTCATGGGGGCGCTCGAGGATGTCAGCGTGCTGGAATCCTGGTCGCCGCTGCATAAGCGGATCGAAGTCGTCGATCGGTACCCCGACGGCCGCGCGCACCATGTGAAAACCACCATCAGGATTTTCGGCCTCGTCGACAAAGAGGTGCTGGAATATCACTGGGGCCCGGACTGGGTGGTGTACGACGTCAAAGGAACGGCCCAACAGCACGGCCAGCACGTGGAATATAACCTGAAGCCGGAAGGCGTCGACAAGACGCGAGTACGTTTCGATATCACGGTCGAGCCGGCCGGACCGATTCCCGCCTTCGTCGTCCGGCGCGCAATGCTGAGCGTGCTGGAGTCCTCGGTGAAGGGTCTGCGTGAACTGGTCGCCGGTCGCGGTGATCCGGAGTCGGCACCGTAA
- a CDS encoding 3-hydroxyacyl-CoA dehydrogenase NAD-binding domain-containing protein: MSENTIQWDKDADGIVTLTLDDPTGSANVMNEHYKESMHKAVERLVAEKDSITGVVITSAKKTFFAGGDLKAMINAGPENAGDVFTEVEDIKRDLRTLETLGKPVVAAINGAALGGGLEIALACHHRIAADVKGSQLGLPEVTLGLLPGGGGVTRTVRMFGIQNAFMNILSQGTRFKPAKAKEIGLVDELVGSVEELVPAAKAWIKANPDSHEQPWDKKGYKMPGGTPSSPALAGILPSFPALLKKQLKGAPMPAPRAILDAAVEGAQVDFDTATRIESRYFTQLVTGQVAKNMIQAFFFDLQHINGGGSRPDGIEPVKINKIGVLGAGMMGAGIAYVSAKAGFDVVLKDVTIEAAEKGKNYSEKLESKALQRGKTTEEKSKALLDRIKPTADPADFKGVDFVIEAVFENQDLKHKVFQEIEDIVEPNALLGSNTSTLPITGLATGVKRQEDFIGIHFFSPVDKMPLVEIIRGEKTSDEALARVFDYTLAIGKTPIVVNDSRGFFTSRVIGTFVNEALAMLGEGVEPASIEHAGSQAGYPAPPLQLSDELNLELMHKIAAATRKGVEDAGGTYEPHPAEAVVEKMIEIGRPSRLKGAGFYEYVDGKRTRLWPGLRETFKSGSSQPPLQDMIDRMLFAEALETQKCLDEGVLTSTADANIGSIMGIGFPPYTGGSAQFIVGYSGAGGTGKEAFVARAHELAAKYGDRFLPPESLT, from the coding sequence ATGTCTGAGAACACTATTCAGTGGGACAAGGATGCCGACGGCATCGTCACCCTGACCCTTGACGACCCCACCGGGTCGGCCAACGTGATGAACGAGCACTACAAGGAGTCGATGCACAAGGCCGTCGAACGGCTTGTCGCAGAAAAGGACTCGATCACCGGCGTGGTGATCACCAGCGCGAAGAAGACGTTCTTCGCCGGCGGAGACCTCAAGGCGATGATCAACGCCGGCCCCGAGAACGCCGGCGACGTCTTCACCGAGGTCGAGGACATCAAGCGCGACCTGCGCACCCTCGAAACGCTGGGCAAGCCGGTGGTGGCCGCGATCAACGGCGCCGCGCTGGGCGGCGGACTGGAGATCGCCCTGGCGTGTCATCACCGCATCGCCGCCGACGTCAAGGGCAGCCAGCTGGGACTGCCCGAGGTGACGCTGGGTCTGCTGCCCGGCGGCGGCGGGGTAACCCGCACGGTGCGGATGTTCGGCATCCAGAACGCGTTCATGAACATCCTGTCGCAGGGCACTCGCTTCAAACCGGCCAAGGCCAAGGAGATCGGTCTGGTCGACGAGCTCGTCGGCTCGGTCGAAGAACTTGTCCCCGCCGCCAAGGCGTGGATCAAGGCCAACCCCGACTCGCACGAACAGCCTTGGGACAAAAAGGGTTACAAGATGCCGGGCGGCACGCCGTCCAGCCCCGCGCTGGCCGGTATCCTGCCGTCGTTCCCGGCCCTGCTCAAGAAGCAGCTCAAGGGTGCGCCGATGCCGGCACCGCGAGCGATCCTGGACGCGGCGGTCGAGGGTGCGCAGGTCGACTTCGACACCGCCACCCGCATCGAAAGCCGCTACTTCACCCAGCTGGTCACCGGCCAGGTCGCCAAGAACATGATCCAGGCGTTCTTCTTCGATCTGCAGCACATCAACGGCGGCGGCTCGCGCCCCGACGGCATCGAACCGGTCAAGATCAACAAGATCGGCGTGCTGGGCGCGGGCATGATGGGCGCCGGTATCGCCTACGTCTCGGCCAAGGCCGGCTTCGACGTGGTGCTCAAGGACGTCACGATCGAGGCCGCCGAAAAGGGCAAGAACTACTCGGAAAAGCTTGAGTCCAAAGCACTTCAGCGAGGCAAGACCACCGAAGAGAAGAGCAAGGCGCTGCTGGACCGCATCAAGCCCACCGCCGACCCCGCCGATTTCAAGGGCGTCGACTTCGTGATCGAAGCCGTCTTCGAGAACCAGGACCTCAAGCACAAGGTTTTCCAGGAGATCGAGGACATCGTCGAACCCAATGCGCTACTCGGGTCGAACACCTCGACGTTGCCGATCACCGGTCTGGCCACCGGTGTGAAGCGCCAGGAGGACTTCATCGGGATCCACTTCTTCTCGCCCGTCGACAAGATGCCGCTGGTTGAAATCATCAGGGGCGAAAAGACTTCCGATGAGGCGTTGGCCCGCGTGTTCGACTACACACTGGCCATCGGCAAGACCCCGATCGTCGTCAACGACAGTCGCGGCTTTTTCACCAGCCGAGTCATCGGCACGTTCGTCAACGAGGCGCTGGCGATGCTGGGCGAGGGTGTGGAGCCCGCCAGCATCGAGCACGCCGGTTCGCAGGCCGGCTACCCGGCGCCGCCGCTGCAGCTGTCCGACGAGCTCAACCTGGAGCTAATGCACAAGATCGCGGCGGCCACCCGTAAGGGTGTGGAGGACGCGGGCGGCACCTACGAGCCGCACCCGGCCGAGGCCGTCGTCGAGAAGATGATCGAGATCGGCCGGCCGTCCCGGTTGAAGGGCGCGGGCTTCTACGAGTACGTCGACGGCAAGCGCACCCGGCTGTGGCCGGGACTGCGCGAGACGTTCAAGTCGGGCAGCTCGCAGCCGCCGCTGCAGGACATGATCGACCGCATGCTGTTCGCCGAGGCGCTGGAGACTCAGAAATGCCTCGACGAGGGCGTGCTGACCTCCACGGCCGATGCCAACATCGGCTCGATCATGGGCATCGGGTTCCCGCCATACACCGGTGGTAGCGCGCAGTTCATCGTCGGCTACTCCGGCGCGGGCGGTACCGGCAAGGAAGCGTTTGTGGCCCGGGCCCATGAGCTTGCGGCCAAGTACGGCGACCGCTTCCTGCCGCCGGAGTCGCTGACGTAG
- a CDS encoding SRPBCC family protein, with protein MAIRASSEIVIEAPPDVIMEALADMDAVPSWSPLHKRVEVIDRYPDGRPHHVRMTIRVSGIADTEIVEYHWGADWMVWDAQRTAQQHAQHGEYNLEREGDDKTRVRFTLTIELRVPLPRFWVRSAGTKILSAALDGLRKRVMGETGSQRS; from the coding sequence GTGGCCATACGCGCATCGTCAGAAATTGTCATTGAGGCGCCCCCGGACGTGATCATGGAGGCGCTGGCCGACATGGATGCCGTGCCCTCGTGGTCGCCGTTACACAAGCGGGTCGAGGTCATCGACCGGTATCCTGACGGCCGGCCACACCACGTGCGAATGACGATCCGGGTGAGCGGTATCGCCGACACTGAAATCGTCGAATACCACTGGGGCGCCGACTGGATGGTCTGGGATGCCCAGAGGACCGCCCAGCAGCACGCTCAGCACGGCGAGTACAACCTGGAACGCGAGGGCGACGACAAGACCCGGGTGCGCTTCACCCTCACCATCGAGCTCCGGGTCCCCCTGCCCCGCTTCTGGGTCAGGTCGGCGGGCACCAAGATCCTGTCCGCCGCGCTGGACGGACTGCGCAAACGCGTTATGGGAGAGACGGGCTCTCAGCGGTCTTGA
- a CDS encoding pyridoxal phosphate-dependent aminotransferase: protein MTVSRLRPYATTIFAEMSALAARIGAVNLGQGFPDEDGPASLLKAAQEAIADGANQYPPGIGIAALRHAIAAQRKRLFDVEYDPDTEILVTAGATEAIASAVIGLVEPGSEVLLIEPFYDSYSPVVAMAGCRRVPVPMVGDGLGFALDIDALRRAVTPATRALILNSPHNPTGAVLSAIELAAIAEIATAADLLVITDEVYEHLVFDGYRHLPLAGFDGMAQRTITISSAGKMFSCTGWKIGWACGPAELIAGLRAAKQYLTYVGGAPFQPAVALALDTEDAWVAELRRSLQARRDRLATGLSDIGFTVHDSHGTYFLCADPRPLGYDDSTEFCAVLPETVGVAAIPMSAFCDPAAPHADLWNHLVRFTFCKRDDTLEEALRRLAALKTAESPSLP, encoded by the coding sequence ATGACGGTGTCGCGACTGCGGCCCTATGCGACCACGATCTTTGCCGAGATGTCCGCGCTGGCCGCGCGGATCGGGGCGGTGAACCTGGGTCAGGGCTTTCCCGACGAGGACGGACCTGCATCGCTGTTGAAGGCCGCCCAGGAGGCCATCGCCGATGGTGCCAACCAGTACCCGCCCGGGATCGGCATCGCTGCCCTGCGGCACGCGATCGCGGCTCAGCGCAAGCGGCTGTTCGATGTCGAGTACGACCCCGACACCGAAATACTTGTGACCGCTGGGGCGACCGAGGCCATCGCCTCGGCGGTGATCGGTTTGGTCGAGCCCGGGTCCGAGGTGCTGCTGATCGAGCCGTTCTACGACTCCTACTCGCCGGTGGTGGCGATGGCCGGCTGCCGTCGGGTCCCCGTACCGATGGTCGGCGACGGCCTCGGCTTCGCGTTGGACATCGACGCCCTCCGGCGCGCGGTCACCCCCGCGACGCGGGCGCTGATCCTCAACTCACCGCACAACCCCACCGGCGCCGTGCTGAGTGCGATCGAACTGGCGGCCATCGCCGAGATCGCGACGGCCGCGGACCTTTTGGTGATTACCGACGAGGTGTATGAGCACTTGGTTTTCGACGGGTATCGCCACCTGCCGCTGGCCGGATTCGACGGCATGGCGCAGCGCACCATCACAATCTCCAGCGCGGGCAAGATGTTCAGCTGCACCGGCTGGAAGATCGGATGGGCTTGCGGCCCGGCTGAACTCATCGCCGGACTGCGGGCAGCCAAGCAGTATCTGACCTACGTCGGCGGTGCGCCATTCCAGCCGGCGGTGGCGCTGGCGCTGGACACCGAGGACGCGTGGGTGGCCGAACTCCGGCGCTCGCTGCAGGCCCGGCGCGACCGGCTCGCCACGGGCCTGTCCGACATCGGCTTCACGGTGCACGACAGCCACGGCACCTACTTCCTATGCGCCGATCCGCGCCCACTCGGATACGACGACAGCACGGAGTTCTGCGCGGTCTTGCCGGAAACGGTTGGGGTGGCGGCTATTCCAATGTCAGCCTTCTGCGATCCGGCGGCGCCGCACGCCGATCTCTGGAATCATCTGGTGCGCTTCACATTCTGCAAACGCGATGACACCCTCGAAGAGGCGCTCCGGCGACTGGCGGCGCTCAAGACCGCTGAGAGCCCGTCTCTCCCATAA
- a CDS encoding alpha/beta fold hydrolase: MSTPTVMTVDGRHTRVRIDGDPETPAVLLLHGLGRSLEDWAPQFPRLAAYRTIALDLPGLGFSARRAGPMSVLALAQGVTSALDVLGEQRPVHVVGNSLGGAVALQLLALQPARVASLALINSAGFGSEVSWPVRMLATPGIGSFIARHPTRASARLVERTIYADRSLATQERIDHALTQAREPAAGPTLHELARAVASIRGVRHRLRHELLAEATGHPRPTLIVWGDRDRVLPVHHLEAARRYLPHAQTHVFSGIGHMPQIECPDEFAELLTGFISSLPVGS, encoded by the coding sequence ATGAGCACGCCAACGGTAATGACCGTCGACGGCAGGCACACCAGAGTTCGCATCGACGGCGACCCGGAAACTCCAGCCGTGCTGCTGCTCCACGGACTCGGCCGCAGCCTCGAAGACTGGGCACCGCAGTTCCCACGGTTGGCCGCATACCGCACCATCGCCCTCGACCTGCCCGGGTTGGGCTTCTCTGCCCGTCGCGCCGGACCCATGTCGGTGCTCGCGCTTGCGCAGGGTGTGACCAGCGCGCTCGACGTCCTCGGAGAGCAGCGTCCGGTGCACGTCGTCGGCAACTCACTTGGCGGAGCTGTCGCCCTGCAGTTGCTCGCGTTGCAACCCGCGCGCGTGGCCAGCCTGGCACTCATCAATAGCGCAGGGTTCGGCTCAGAGGTCAGTTGGCCGGTTCGAATGCTCGCCACTCCCGGTATTGGCAGCTTCATTGCACGGCATCCCACCCGTGCCAGCGCACGACTCGTCGAACGGACGATTTACGCCGATCGGTCCCTTGCGACTCAGGAACGCATCGATCACGCCCTGACGCAGGCCCGCGAACCCGCAGCCGGGCCGACACTGCACGAGTTAGCGCGCGCTGTCGCCTCTATCAGAGGCGTCCGGCACCGATTGCGGCACGAACTGCTGGCGGAAGCCACCGGCCATCCCCGCCCGACTTTGATCGTGTGGGGAGATCGCGACCGCGTTCTACCGGTACATCATCTCGAGGCGGCTCGCCGCTACCTTCCGCACGCGCAGACACATGTATTCAGCGGCATCGGACACATGCCGCAGATCGAGTGCCCCGACGAGTTCGCAGAACTGCTAACCGGTTTCATCTCATCGCTGCCAGTCGGCAGCTGA
- a CDS encoding CaiB/BaiF CoA transferase family protein, whose product MVGAGPLAGIKVVELGGIGPGPHAGMVLADLGADVVRVRRPTASPIANAAQPGEAGHHRPTAPMPAEDRDLLHRGKRIVDLDVKAEPGALLALAAKADVFLDCFRPGTCERLGIGPDDCAAVNPRLIYARITGWGQDGPLALTAGHDINYLSRTGALSALGYADRPPLPPLNLVADFGGGSMLVLLGIVAALYERERSGIGQVVDAAMVDGVSLLAQMMWTMKGIGRLREKRESFLLDGGAPFYRCYETADGKYMAVGAIEPQFFAALLDGLGLTADEVPSQLEIGSYQQMYEIFAERFAGRTRDEWAQVFAGTDACVSPVLSWSEAAADDHLTARSTVITAHGVEQAAPAPRFSRTPAGPVGPPPAATTAIDEINW is encoded by the coding sequence GTGGTCGGCGCGGGGCCGTTAGCCGGAATCAAGGTCGTCGAGCTTGGCGGCATCGGGCCGGGACCACACGCGGGAATGGTGCTTGCCGACCTGGGCGCCGATGTGGTGCGGGTGCGCCGACCGACCGCGTCTCCGATCGCGAACGCGGCGCAGCCCGGGGAGGCGGGTCACCACCGACCGACCGCGCCCATGCCCGCCGAAGACCGCGACCTGCTGCACCGCGGCAAGCGAATCGTCGACCTGGACGTCAAGGCCGAACCGGGTGCGCTGCTGGCGCTCGCCGCCAAGGCCGATGTGTTCCTCGACTGCTTCCGGCCCGGCACCTGCGAGCGCCTTGGCATCGGGCCCGACGACTGCGCGGCGGTCAACCCGCGGCTGATCTACGCACGCATCACCGGCTGGGGACAGGACGGCCCGCTGGCACTGACCGCGGGTCACGACATCAACTATCTGTCACGCACCGGCGCGCTCTCGGCGCTGGGTTATGCCGACCGGCCGCCACTGCCGCCGCTGAACCTGGTCGCCGATTTCGGCGGAGGTTCGATGCTCGTGCTGCTGGGCATCGTCGCCGCGCTCTACGAACGGGAACGCTCGGGCATCGGCCAGGTCGTCGACGCCGCGATGGTCGACGGGGTCAGCCTGCTCGCCCAAATGATGTGGACCATGAAGGGAATTGGACGGCTGCGGGAGAAACGCGAATCGTTCCTACTCGACGGCGGCGCCCCCTTCTATCGCTGCTATGAAACCGCAGACGGCAAGTACATGGCCGTCGGGGCCATCGAACCGCAATTCTTCGCGGCGTTACTCGATGGGCTCGGCCTGACCGCGGACGAGGTGCCCAGCCAGCTCGAAATCGGTTCGTACCAGCAGATGTACGAGATCTTCGCGGAACGGTTCGCCGGCCGGACACGAGACGAATGGGCCCAGGTTTTCGCCGGCACCGATGCCTGCGTGAGTCCGGTTCTGTCGTGGAGCGAGGCCGCCGCCGACGACCACTTGACCGCTCGGTCGACGGTGATCACCGCCCATGGTGTCGAACAGGCCGCTCCCGCTCCACGTTTCTCGCGAACTCCCGCTGGGCCCGTCGGGCCGCCGCCGGCCGCCACCACAGCGATTGACGAAATCAATTGGTAG
- a CDS encoding GMC family oxidoreductase, translating to MAAQLQSGYDFVVCGAGSAGSVVARRIAENSSATVLLLEAGLAADAASVRQPSLWLTNLGTERDWAFVAEPSPHVNSRRLPMSMGKGLGGGSSINAMMWVHGHRSDWDFYACESGNSAWSYDAVVEIFRRIEDWHGVSDVESRGHGGPLHVAPIPDPSPCASAALRAASSIGVPTFASVNGPMMESNGGAALNEMRIKHGQRESVFDSYVYPYLDHPNLTVLSGATVRRLLFDGRRASGVEFSYQDRLQRVRVNAEIVLSLGAINTPKVLMHSGIGNEKQLRHFGIPVVENLPGVGMNFQDHIGFTCVWELPAPRKVTWLPEASIYWRSIPRVEHPDLFATFGVAPLASPEVALRYTLPQAGWNLFGALARPMSRGTVQLTGPEPTDPVRVDANVLSHPDDMATARCCVGALREIGNALEMRPFVKREVLPGKLTDAELDDFLRDAAMTYWHHSGTAKMGRDRMSVVDGDLGVYGVDGLRVADASILPRVTTGNTMAPCVIIGERAGEITASRY from the coding sequence TTGGCCGCTCAGCTGCAATCCGGGTACGACTTTGTCGTTTGTGGTGCCGGCAGCGCGGGATCGGTTGTCGCACGGCGCATCGCCGAAAACTCCTCGGCCACAGTCCTGCTGTTGGAGGCAGGCCTAGCCGCAGATGCCGCGAGTGTTCGCCAGCCAAGCCTGTGGCTGACCAACTTGGGCACCGAGCGCGACTGGGCGTTCGTCGCCGAGCCCAGCCCACATGTCAACAGCCGACGACTGCCGATGTCGATGGGCAAGGGCTTGGGCGGCGGGTCGTCCATCAACGCGATGATGTGGGTGCACGGACATCGCAGCGACTGGGACTTCTATGCCTGCGAGTCGGGGAATTCGGCGTGGAGCTATGACGCCGTCGTCGAGATCTTCCGGCGGATCGAAGACTGGCACGGTGTTTCCGACGTGGAGAGCCGCGGTCACGGCGGACCGCTTCATGTCGCACCCATCCCGGATCCCAGCCCCTGCGCGTCAGCCGCGCTTAGAGCCGCCAGCAGTATTGGCGTACCGACGTTTGCGAGCGTGAACGGTCCGATGATGGAATCCAACGGCGGCGCGGCACTCAACGAAATGCGAATCAAACACGGCCAGCGCGAATCTGTGTTCGACTCCTACGTTTATCCCTACCTGGACCATCCGAATCTCACCGTGCTCAGTGGCGCGACAGTCCGCCGATTGCTGTTCGACGGGCGGCGTGCGTCCGGTGTGGAATTCTCATACCAAGACCGGTTGCAACGGGTCCGCGTGAACGCCGAGATTGTCCTGTCTCTGGGCGCGATCAACACGCCGAAGGTACTCATGCATTCCGGCATCGGTAACGAGAAACAGCTGCGGCACTTCGGTATTCCCGTTGTTGAGAACCTCCCCGGCGTGGGGATGAACTTTCAGGACCACATCGGCTTCACTTGCGTGTGGGAGTTACCCGCCCCACGGAAAGTCACTTGGCTACCTGAGGCCAGTATCTACTGGAGAAGCATTCCGCGCGTCGAACACCCAGATTTGTTTGCGACATTCGGCGTGGCGCCCCTGGCGAGTCCGGAAGTGGCTCTTCGCTATACGCTGCCACAGGCGGGATGGAATCTATTCGGTGCGCTGGCCCGGCCGATGAGTCGCGGCACAGTGCAGTTGACAGGACCCGAGCCCACCGATCCCGTGCGGGTGGATGCCAATGTCCTATCGCATCCTGATGACATGGCTACCGCGAGGTGCTGTGTAGGCGCGCTAAGAGAGATCGGTAATGCATTGGAAATGCGGCCTTTCGTCAAACGGGAAGTGCTGCCGGGCAAGCTGACTGACGCCGAGCTGGACGACTTCCTGCGTGACGCCGCGATGACATATTGGCACCACAGCGGAACGGCAAAGATGGGACGCGACCGGATGTCGGTGGTGGACGGAGATCTCGGGGTCTATGGGGTTGATGGGTTGCGTGTTGCCGACGCCTCGATACTGCCACGGGTGACAACGGGTAACACCATGGCTCCTTGCGTGATTATCGGTGAGCGCGCGGGCGAGATCACTGCGTCCAGATACTGA
- a CDS encoding acetyl-CoA C-acetyltransferase, giving the protein MSEEAFIYEAIRTPRGKQRNGSLNEVKPLNLVVGLVEELRRRFPDLDENLISDMILGVVSPVGDQGGDIARTAVLAAGLPETTGGVQLNRFCASGLEAVNTAAQKVRSGWDDLVLAGGVESMSRVPMGSDGGAWATDPETNYQIGFVPQGIGADLIATIEGFSREDVDAYALRSQQKAAAAWSGGYFAKSVVPVRDQNGLVILDHDEHMRPDTTMEGLAKLKTAFDGIGEMGGFDDVALTKYHYVEKINHVHTGGNSSGIVDGAALVLVGSEAAGKSQGLTPRARIVATATSGSDPVIMLTGPTPATQKVLDRAGLTVDDIDLFELNEAFASVVLKFQKDLHIPDEKLNVNGGAIAMGHPLGATGAMITGTMVDELERRNARRALITLCIGGGMGVATIIERV; this is encoded by the coding sequence ATGTCCGAAGAAGCCTTCATCTACGAGGCCATCCGCACCCCCCGCGGCAAACAGCGCAACGGATCGCTGAACGAGGTCAAGCCCCTCAACCTGGTCGTCGGCCTGGTCGAGGAGCTGCGCCGGCGGTTCCCCGATCTGGATGAGAACCTGATCAGCGACATGATCCTCGGGGTTGTGTCGCCGGTCGGTGATCAGGGCGGCGACATCGCCCGCACCGCGGTGCTGGCGGCCGGTCTGCCCGAGACGACCGGCGGCGTGCAGCTCAATCGGTTCTGCGCATCCGGCCTCGAGGCCGTGAACACCGCTGCCCAGAAGGTACGGTCCGGCTGGGACGACCTGGTGTTGGCCGGCGGCGTCGAATCGATGAGTCGCGTCCCGATGGGCTCCGACGGCGGCGCCTGGGCGACCGACCCGGAGACCAACTACCAGATCGGCTTCGTGCCGCAGGGCATCGGCGCCGACCTGATCGCCACCATCGAGGGCTTCTCCCGCGAGGATGTCGACGCCTACGCGCTGCGCAGCCAGCAGAAGGCCGCCGCGGCGTGGTCGGGCGGCTACTTCGCCAAGTCGGTGGTGCCGGTGCGCGACCAGAACGGTCTGGTCATCCTCGACCACGACGAGCACATGCGGCCCGACACCACCATGGAGGGGCTGGCCAAACTGAAGACCGCGTTCGACGGCATCGGTGAGATGGGCGGCTTCGACGATGTGGCGCTGACGAAGTACCACTATGTCGAGAAGATCAACCACGTCCACACCGGCGGCAACAGCTCCGGCATCGTCGACGGCGCCGCGCTGGTGCTGGTCGGCTCCGAAGCCGCAGGCAAGTCGCAGGGCCTGACCCCGCGGGCGCGCATCGTCGCCACCGCCACCAGCGGCTCTGACCCGGTCATCATGTTGACCGGCCCCACCCCGGCCACCCAGAAGGTACTCGACCGCGCCGGCCTGACCGTCGACGACATCGACCTGTTCGAGCTGAACGAGGCCTTCGCGTCGGTGGTGCTGAAGTTCCAGAAGGACCTGCACATCCCGGACGAGAAACTCAACGTCAACGGTGGCGCCATCGCGATGGGCCACCCGCTGGGCGCCACCGGCGCCATGATCACCGGCACCATGGTCGACGAGCTCGAGCGTCGCAACGCCCGTCGCGCGTTGATCACGCTGTGCATCGGCGGCGGCATGGGCGTCGCGACCATCATCGAGCGAGTCTGA